A single region of the Psychrobacter alimentarius genome encodes:
- the dacB gene encoding D-alanyl-D-alanine carboxypeptidase/D-alanyl-D-alanine endopeptidase: MLLNSQRCRTPHHNANTDTNLDYNTDNKPKFFNKRLSPFLQAGKRLSLLALLATATPVFAQAALPEAIQAALARADLSASDMSIVIVPVGDKNTSHLPSPIQVVDSVSATGAEAAITPDSPKSTQNPIDKGKTSIQKSTEYHSALTTIEKRTIKKYEQKIHAYTDDPYIYQSLESIPTPLSDSYSSHSHLLNSNQTTPNDDSHDSKNNRNKTATSSINISFSPLLSYQPDIARTPASTMKLVPSFIALDTLGADFVWHTRVYHTGVIVNDRLYGDLIIQGSGDPKMTHERLQQLLYQVQAAGIRHIDGDMIVDSAIFHNVTKDPAAFDNDPLRPYNASPDGFLVNFSTIGIKSYPADNGKAALVYTPQLANYQMPSTIDTRSAACGQARYSLAPQWQPNRLALNASLPNSCQEHAFYIAYPDAKEFAARVIAAKWQALGNTLSGDVISQETPYDASKKSTPAKGLAAWPISPLPIVSYASLNLAQQIYDINHFSNNVMAEQVALSIGAYHHDNSAKVATNKTDIRKNVNEQGTISSSLDDKSDRLKNKTVKNSSLHNTSLYQFGNPTTDYSTALQTINQWWQSNLDTPPPYLTNGSGLCRECTITAANLSELLAYAYNRPNFDSYINSLGVAGVSGTIVAHSDRLPDSKAIGRAWIKTGTLNNVTSMAGYVKGLSGQDYVIVGLINSEQALNAYNARTVLDVALDWTAQH; this comes from the coding sequence ATGTTACTTAACTCTCAACGCTGCCGCACCCCTCATCATAATGCCAATACTGATACCAACCTCGATTATAATACTGATAACAAACCAAAGTTTTTTAACAAACGTTTGAGTCCGTTTTTGCAAGCAGGCAAACGCTTGTCTTTACTTGCGCTTTTAGCCACTGCAACGCCAGTATTTGCACAAGCAGCGCTACCTGAGGCCATACAAGCGGCTTTGGCACGTGCAGATTTGTCCGCTTCTGATATGAGCATTGTCATCGTGCCAGTCGGTGATAAAAACACCAGTCATCTGCCGTCTCCCATTCAGGTCGTCGATAGTGTAAGCGCGACAGGCGCAGAAGCTGCTATTACTCCTGACAGTCCAAAAAGCACTCAAAATCCTATTGATAAGGGTAAGACGAGTATCCAAAAATCAACTGAGTATCACAGTGCTCTGACGACTATTGAGAAACGCACAATTAAGAAGTATGAACAAAAAATACATGCTTATACCGATGACCCCTACATTTATCAAAGCCTAGAGAGTATTCCTACCCCATTATCCGATAGCTATTCCTCTCATAGTCATCTCTTAAACAGCAATCAAACAACTCCCAATGATGACAGTCATGATTCAAAAAATAATCGGAATAAAACAGCGACATCGTCTATCAACATCTCGTTTTCTCCTTTATTGAGTTATCAACCTGATATCGCCCGTACCCCTGCCAGCACTATGAAACTTGTGCCTAGCTTTATCGCTTTGGATACGCTTGGTGCTGATTTTGTTTGGCACACGCGTGTTTATCATACGGGTGTGATTGTCAATGATCGGTTATATGGCGACTTGATTATTCAAGGAAGTGGCGATCCAAAAATGACTCATGAGCGTTTGCAACAGTTATTGTATCAAGTGCAGGCAGCAGGCATTCGCCATATCGATGGTGACATGATTGTCGATAGTGCCATTTTTCATAATGTGACCAAAGACCCAGCCGCCTTTGATAATGATCCACTGCGACCTTATAATGCCAGCCCTGATGGTTTTTTGGTCAACTTCAGCACCATCGGTATCAAGAGCTATCCGGCAGACAATGGCAAAGCGGCTTTGGTGTATACGCCGCAATTAGCAAACTATCAAATGCCAAGCACCATAGACACACGCTCAGCGGCTTGTGGTCAAGCGCGCTACAGCCTTGCGCCGCAGTGGCAACCCAATCGATTGGCACTCAATGCTTCTTTGCCAAACAGCTGCCAAGAACACGCCTTTTATATTGCTTATCCCGATGCCAAAGAGTTTGCGGCACGTGTCATTGCGGCAAAATGGCAGGCACTGGGCAATACGCTGAGTGGCGACGTCATCTCACAAGAAACGCCTTATGATGCAAGCAAAAAATCAACACCCGCAAAGGGACTAGCCGCGTGGCCGATATCGCCGCTACCTATTGTAAGCTACGCGTCACTAAATCTGGCCCAGCAAATTTATGACATCAACCATTTTTCAAATAATGTCATGGCTGAACAAGTGGCACTATCGATAGGCGCCTATCATCATGACAATAGTGCTAAAGTAGCTACAAATAAAACGGATATTCGTAAAAATGTGAATGAGCAAGGAACAATCAGTAGTTCTCTTGACGACAAAAGTGACCGTTTGAAAAACAAAACTGTGAAAAATAGCAGCTTACATAACACCAGTTTATATCAATTTGGCAACCCAACGACGGACTATTCGACCGCGTTACAGACGATCAATCAATGGTGGCAGAGTAATCTAGACACACCCCCACCGTATTTAACCAACGGTTCAGGACTCTGCCGCGAGTGTACGATTACTGCCGCTAATTTAAGCGAATTACTGGCGTATGCATATAATCGTCCAAACTTCGATAGTTATATCAACTCTTTAGGCGTGGCTGGCGTGAGTGGCACCATCGTGGCGCATAGTGATAGATTGCCTGATTCGAAAGCTATTGGACGTGCTTGGATAAAAACAGGCACATTAAACAACGTGACATCGATGGCAGGATACGTCAAAGGCTTATCAGGACAGGATTATGTCATTGTAGGACTGATCAACAGCGAGCAAGCACTAAATGCCTATAATGCTCGAACTGTATTGGATGTGGCACTTGACTGGACGGCACAGCATTAA
- a CDS encoding DUF421 domain-containing protein, translating to MDMLFFDNIDKLGRIVLTTTMIYVLIVLVTKVSGKRSTSQLNNFDWVVTVMIGSLGASTILLKNIPFIEGASSILVLYLLQFLVTKYASISPQFSSFILSEPRIVFYQGQFLPDAMRDERLTRQEIECAMRSDGINSFDEVEAIVFESDAKLTIIPKPSLSDPHHQKTEQTVSETISPLM from the coding sequence ATGGACATGCTTTTTTTTGACAATATAGACAAGCTTGGGCGCATCGTACTGACGACCACCATGATTTACGTCTTAATCGTGCTAGTGACGAAAGTTTCAGGAAAACGCTCTACCTCTCAGCTCAATAATTTTGATTGGGTTGTGACCGTCATGATTGGCTCATTAGGTGCCAGTACCATTTTGCTCAAAAACATTCCTTTTATTGAAGGGGCCTCTTCTATTTTGGTGCTCTATCTATTGCAGTTTTTGGTCACCAAATATGCCTCTATCTCACCGCAATTTAGCAGTTTTATTTTGTCCGAGCCGCGCATTGTTTTTTACCAAGGGCAGTTTTTACCAGATGCTATGCGTGATGAACGATTGACCCGGCAGGAGATAGAATGTGCAATGCGCTCTGATGGAATAAATAGCTTCGATGAAGTTGAAGCCATTGTATTTGAATCGGATGCAAAGCTTACCATTATTCCAAAGCCAAGCCTGAGTGACCCTCACCACCAAAAGACAGAACAGACTGTCTCAGAAACGATTTCACCTTTGATGTAA
- a CDS encoding ABZJ_00895 family protein, translating to MSRKTPTLNKSTSHLGHNGSLNTPQLARPKLARYIGFFAIGYVLASAVFMMIQTKVALNSPLVTVISIIVGAYIAVHKFTKQQQRALDRSESNRLVFGGIAVVWVLTVIYFLGIWFWLFDAVSREVLFEMTTQQPLPLLSSLMLILVMTLVSARISIWVMNRLLDPKRKTI from the coding sequence ATGTCACGCAAGACTCCCACGCTCAACAAATCCACCTCGCATTTAGGTCACAATGGATCGCTCAACACTCCTCAATTGGCACGACCTAAACTGGCTCGATATATTGGGTTTTTCGCGATTGGTTATGTGCTTGCCAGCGCCGTATTTATGATGATCCAAACCAAGGTGGCGCTAAACTCACCGTTGGTCACAGTAATCTCTATCATTGTTGGCGCTTATATTGCGGTGCACAAGTTTACTAAGCAGCAACAACGCGCCTTGGATAGAAGTGAGAGTAATCGCTTAGTATTTGGCGGTATTGCAGTCGTTTGGGTACTGACAGTGATTTACTTCTTGGGAATTTGGTTTTGGTTGTTTGACGCGGTGAGCCGCGAAGTATTGTTTGAGATGACCACACAACAGCCCTTACCGCTGCTGTCCTCACTGATGCTGATATTGGTAATGACATTGGTCAGCGCTCGCATCAGTATTTGGGTAATGAATCGTTTGCTTGATCCCAAACGTAAGACCATATGA